In the genome of Palaemon carinicauda isolate YSFRI2023 chromosome 15, ASM3689809v2, whole genome shotgun sequence, one region contains:
- the Hsc70-5 gene encoding heat shock 70 kDa protein cognate 5 → MLSKAGFLATNLCAINGRRGISHLIQQGSVQGILSQKDVFKLQSRQKSDGVKGAVIGIDLGTTNSCVAVMEGKAAKVITNAEGDRTTPSVVAFTKDGERLVGIQAKRQSVTNAGNTFYATKRLIGRRYDDAEIKKDRETVAFKIVKASNGDAWVEASDGKVYSPSQVGAFILVKMKETAEAYLNTPVKNAVVTVPAYFNDSQRQATKDAGQISGLNVLRVINEPTAAALAYGMDKTEDKVIAVYDLGGGTFDISILEIQKGVFEVKSTNGDTFLGGEDFDNHLVNFLAGEFKKEQGVDVTKDNMAMQRLKEAAEKAKIELSSSTQTDINLPYLTMDASGPKHMMYKLSRSKFESICEKLIKRTVDPCIKALKDAECSKSDIGDVILVGGMTRMPKVVSTVQEIFGRTPSKAVNPDEAVAVGAAIQGGVLAGDVTDVLLLDVTPLSLGIETLGGVMTKLISRNTTIPTRKSQVFSTAADGQTQVEIKVHQGEREMAADNKILGQFSLVGIPPAPRGVPQIEVTFDIDANGIVHVSARDKGTGKEQQIVIQSSGGLSKEEIENMIKRAEQYAEEDKKRKEVVEAINQGESIIHDTESKMEEFKDQLPAEESEKLKEKLTQVKELLANKDSADPEDIKKQVGDLQQASLKLFEMAYKKMASERESGSSGDKDKKEGEGQQ, encoded by the exons GGATCTGTACAAGGAATCCTCTCCCAGAAAGATGTCTTCAAACTTCAATCTAGACAaaa GTCCGATGGTGTTAAAGGTGCTGTCATTGGTATTGATTTGGGTACAACCAATTCATGTGTTGCGGTGATGGAAGGAAAAGCTGCCAAAGTTATTACTAACGCTGAGGGAGATCGAACAACGCCATCTGTAGTTGCATTTACGAAAG ACGGGGAACGTCTTGTTGGTATTCAAGCCAAAAGACAATCTGTTACTAATGCAGGGAACACATTTTATGCTACCAAAAGACTTATTGGAAGGCGATATGATGATGCTGAAATAAAGAAGGACAG GGAAACTGTGGCTTTCAAAATTGTCAAGGCTAGCAATGGTGATGCTTGGGTTGAGGCGAGTGATGGCAAAGTATATTCTCCGTCTCAAGTTGGTGCTTTCATCCTTGTAAAAATGAAAGAAACTGCTGAAGCTTATTTAAATACTCCTGTGAAAAATGCTGTTGTAACTGTTCCTGCATACTTTAACGATTCTCAAAGACAG GCTACAAAGGATGCAGGTCAGATATCTGGCTTGAATGTCCTGAGAGTTATAAATGAGCCAACAGCTGCTGCACTGGCGTATGGCATGGATAAAACAGAAGATAAAGT AATAGCTGTGTATGATTTAGGTGGAGGTACTTTTGATATATCTATTCTGGAAATTCAGAAGGGTGTGTTTGAAGTGAAATCCACTAATGGTGATACTTTTCTTGGAGGGGAGGACTTCGACAATCATCTAGTCAACTTTTTAGCCGGAGAATTCAAGAAAGAG CAAGGTGTGGACGTTACCAAGGACAACATGGCAATGCAGCGATTGAAGGAAGCAGCTGAAAAGGCTAAGATTGAAttgtcatcatccacacagactgATATAAATTTACCTTACTTAACTATGGATGCCTCAGGACCCAAACATATGATGTATAAG CTCTCACGTTCAAAGTTTGAAAGTATTTGCGAGAAGTTGATCAAGCGAACTGTTGACCCTTGCATCAAGGCACTGAAGGATGCCGAGTGTTCAAAGTCTGATATTGGTGATGTTATCCTTGTGGGTGGAATGACTCGCATGCCTAAA GTTGTGTCAACGGTGCAAGAAATCTTTGGACGCACCCCCAGCAAGGCTGTAAACCCTGATGAAGCTGTAGCAGTTGGAGCAGCAATTCAAGGTGGTGTACTTGCTGGTGATGTCACAGATGTTCTCCTTTTAGATGTTACACCACTTTCTCTTGGAATTGAGACTCTGGGTGGTGTTATGACAAAGCTTATCAGCAGGAATACCACTATCCCTACTCGTAAATCACAG gtaTTTTCAACTGCAGCAGATGGTCAAACGCAAGTAGAGATTAAGGTGCACCAAGGTGAACGAGAAATGGCTGCAGATAATAAGATTTTGGGTCAGTTCAGTCTAGTTGGAATTCCTCCTGCTCCCCGCGGTGTGCCACAAATTGAAGTTACCTTTGACATCGATGCTAATGGCATTGTACATGTCTCGGCTAGGGATAAGGGTACAGGAAAGGAACAACAAA TTGTCATTCAGTCTTCTGGTGGATTAAGTAAAGAGGAGATTGAGAACATGATAAAGAGAGCTGAACAGTATGCAGAAGAAGATAAGAAGCGCAAAGAGGTTGTGGAGGCTATCAACCAAGGAGAGAGTATTATTCACGATACTGAAAGTAAAATGGAAGAATTTAAAGACCAGTTGCCTGCTGAAGAG AGCGAGAAACTAAAGGAGAAGCTGACTCAAGTGAAGGAACTCCTTGCCAACAAAGACAGCGCAGATCCTGAGGATATTAAGAAACAAGTTGGTGATTTGCAGCAAGCATCTCTCAAATTATTCGAAATGGCCTATAAAAAG ATGGCGTCGGAAAGAGAATCTGGTTCTTCTGGAGATAAAGACAAAAAAGAAGGGGAGGGTCAGCAGTGA